GCCCGGATCGGCGAAATAGTCGCCGGAAGGAGTGATGAAGATGACTTCATGACCCTTTTCGTTCCACGGCGGATCGACGCGGATGCCGGTGATGGTCTCGATGTCGTCGCAGAGGAATTCCACGATTTCACGCATGGAATGGGGCTGGACGCCGAGGTGGTTGCCGGTACGGTTGCAGTCGTTGACCGAGTTCATGATCCAGTGGATGCCGAGACCGAGGTCGAGCAGCATCTGGCGCACGATGACCGTGATTTCCGCAGTGTCGATGCCGTAGGGGCAGAACAGGGAGCATCGGCGGCATTCCGTGCACTGGTAGAAGTAGATGAACCACTCCTTGATGACGTCCTTGTCGAGCTTGCGCGCACCGGCGTATTTGCCGAGCAGACGGCCGGCGGTGGTGAAGTCCTTGCGGTACACGGAACGCAGAAGTTCGGCGCGCAGCACGGGCATGTTCTTGGGATCGTTGGTGCCGATGAAGAAGTGGCACTTGTCCGCGCAGGCGCCGCAGCGCACGCAGCAGTCCATGAACACCTTGAGGGAACGGTGCTTGTTCAGGGCGTCCTGCAGGGAATTGTGGAGGATTTCCTCCCAGTTCTCGGGCAGTTCCCAGTCTTCGCTGTCGGGAGCCCAGTCATGGGCGTTCTCGAAGCCGAGCCCCTTCAGTATTTCCGTCTTGGCGGGATAGCAGAAGCTGCCGGGATGGAAATCCGGCTTGGTGTCCATCCATCCCTCTTTGGGGAAGGAAGCAGGCGTTGCCGCCAGCAATTCTTCGGGTGTGGGCATTTTTGCCATGACCAGTAACTCCTTAGGCTTCCGTCTTGGGTTCAGGCTGCTTTTCTACAGGGATGCCGGCCTCAACCATGGCTTCACGGAAATCATCTTCATATTCTTCGTAAGTGTGGTAATGCTTGGGCGGATTCCAGGGGTTCACATGCCGTTCTTCGCGGGTGTTGCACTTCATGTTGCGGGTGGGGCTCATGAAGACGCCGCCCATGTGCATCAGCTTGGAGAAGGGGAAGTAGATGAGAAGCGCGCTCACCAGCGTGACATGGATGAAGAAGATGGAACCGAGACCGGAGGGATCGACGGGCTGCAGCGTGGCGAGGCCCATGATCACTTCCTTGGCCTGGTTGATGTCCACCTTGGAGATGTAGCGCATGCAGATGCCGGAACCGGCGATGGCGATGAGCAGAAACAGCGCGAAGTAGTCGGCGGGCAGGGAGATGTAGCGGAGCTTCTCCGTGCACACGCGGCGCAGCAGCAGGAAGGCGAGGCCGGCGAGAATGAAGGCGTCGGTCAGGTAGAAGCGGGGAGCGCCCACCTGGAACACGCCGTCCACGAATTCGATGACGGCGATGCACACCGGCACCGGATCAAGGAAGAAGCGGGCGTGGCGGATGATGATCACCAGCATGCTGTAATGGAACAGCAGGGCGAACACCCACAGCCACTTGTTGGAAAAATAGGTGACGCGAGGCGCGCCGTCGATGGTGGTGCGTTCCGCTCTCGTGTTGCGGAACAGGGACCGGAAGGCGAACACCTCAAGGATCATGCGGCCGACGACGGCGGGCGTGGTCCAGGGGCACTCCAGGCGGTTGGGCTTGATCCAGTCCAGGGAGCGCTGCTGGCCCGCCACCGTGGGAATGGCGAACGGGACAGGCGATTTGGCCCAGCGGATGATTTTCCAGATGAAGCCGATGATGAACACAGCACCCGCTGTCAGCGGTAAGATCACGCCGAGCAGATACTGCAGGCCAAGTGCTGACCCCGCCCATCCTATGAACAGGATAAGCAGAGTTGCCGCAAATGCGATGGTCATTCCTCTACCCCTCGATTTTCAGTTTCAGAAGCAGGTTCCGCCTGCTCCCTCCGAAGCTTGGCCAGCCGTATCACCTGCGACTGGCTTCGCTTTACTTCCTCCACTCTGATCCTGAACACGCGCTCCCGCGCATCCGAATACATGTCGAGCGCCATGAGCCCCAGGGTGTCTATTCTGGACTCCATGGCGAGGTACTCCGTGAGTGCCCCGGCGTCGGCATGTTCCGTCTTCAGGCATTCGGGCAGCACTTCGGCGCGCAGCAGTTCTTTGAGCAGGTACAGCGTCCCCACGGCTTTGGATGGGGGCATGTCCTGCACGGCGCGTATCCAGATAAGATCGTGAAGGGCTCCCTTCACGGTTTCAGGGTCGGCGTCCATGCCGATGACGGCGTCGAAAAGCACGCCCGCAGCGATGCGCGTCGTTTCCCCCACGGGGTTGGCGAAGCGGTCGCGGCTGGTTCGCATGAAACCCTTGCTGTCGAGAGGATAGCTGGCAAAGAACCGGTTTACCCAGCGGTCTACCAGCACATCTCTCCGGCTGCTGCACAGTTCTGTGATGTCCATGTATGCCTTGCGTGAGTAATGGTGAAAAGGACCGGCCCAAAGATGGCCGATAATTTGGCCGAGGTTAGCTTAACTTTTGCGCGTAGACAAGTCGGCATTATTGCCGATTGCCGCGTTTTCTCCTGCTATGTCGCATGATTGAAAAAATTTGGAAGATTGTGAAGGTCAGGGCAGCATGCCGCTTGTGTCGATGAGGCCGCCCGGAGAACCTTCGGATGCGTCGTTTTCGCAGGGGGAATCGGCCGTGCCGTCGCAGAATCCGGCCACGCCGATTTCAGGAAGAAAAGCGGGGGAGGAGCGTTCAGGCTCCGGAGCGGCGGGGCTGCTTGAGGAAGCGCGGGGTTCTGTCAGGAAGGAGGGCAGACCCTGAAATTCCAGAAAGGGCAGGCGGTTGCTTCCCGCGCCGAGCACATGGGCGTGGTTGCGCCACAGCCGCAGCTGCAGAAGCAGCATGTCCGGCCGGAGCAGGCCGAAGCGGAGGGACTTGTCCTCTTCGAAGGCAGGCTCTGCGGGTACGGCCTTCTGCGCTTCTTCCACGGCCTTCATGAGGGGCAGGCCTTTTTCCAGCTGTTCCTGCATGGCGGAAATGACCCAGATGTCGCGCGTATCTTCGGGTACGGGATACCAGGCCGTATCCTTCATTTCTTCCGCCTGGGAAAGGAGCGTACGGCATGCGCTGCAGCTCGGGGAGAAGTAGATATGAACGGAAGTGTCCTCCCGTGCAGGCATGGGTGACCAGGGCCCGGCGAGGTCGCGCAGGACGCCGCCCGCGTTCACGATGAGCAGAATAAGCCAGGCGGCGATCAGCGCAGAGCGTTCTCTTTTGGGGGGCAGAGCCTCGTTTCGGAAAGCAAGGAAGGAAAGGGCGATGGCGGAACCGACGATGAGGCAGTTCACGCACGGCGCGGTGAAGATCATGACGCAGAGCAGAACGGTATCGACGGCAAGGGCCAGAGAGGCGCAGAGAAAGGCCTCCCTTGTACGGCGCAGCAGGGAAAGGATGAGCAGAACCGCAAAAAGAAAGGCCCCTGCCTGCCAGAGGGATATGCCTGCCAGCCGGAAATCCTGAAAGAGCGTGCATCCGTCGGTAAGGCAGAGGGCTTCGCCTCCGGTGAAGAAGACCCAGAGGCAGAAGAGAAGGCCCGCAAGAGAGACTGCGGCCGCAACGAGAGGGAAGGGACGAGTGCTTTTGAGCATGGCGGCTCCGTAATGATCGTTTCTTCGGAAGTAGCGTAGTCGCCCTGCCGCGTAAAGCGTTTTTTGTTTGTGCCCGGGCGGCGGAACATGATTTTCATTCCCTGTCGGAACGTGTTTTCTTTCCGTGGGAACACGGGAACTGCCGTGTATTTTCCGGGCAGGGCAGGGCGCGACGGGCTTTTGCGGAACTTCGGCAGAACGGGCGGCGCGGATGCGGCAGGGGGCTCTCTGGCCTGTCCTTTCCTTTTATGGTAAGGAGCGCGGGAACAAGGAGAACTCGATGCAATATCCTTCCATAGATCCTGTGGCCCTCTCTCTCGGGCCGCTGCAGCTTCACTGGTACGGGCTCATGTATGTTTTCGCCTTTCTTGCCGGATGGCTTCTTGGGCGCTTCCGGGCGTCACGTTCCTGGAGTTCCTGGACGGCGACGCAGGTGGACGACTTCATCACCTGGGCCATGCTCGGCGTCATTCTCGGTGCGAGACTCGGCTATGTGGTGTTCTACGATTTTTCCGCATACATGGCGGACCCCATGGAAATCGTGCGCGTATGGAACGGCGGCATGTCCTTCCACGGAGGGCTGCTCGGCGTGGTTACGGCAAGCTGGCTGTGGGGCCGTAGAAACGGGAAGAATCTGGTGGAGATTCTCGATTTCGTGGCGCCCCTTGTGCCCACGGGGCTGTTTTTCGGGCGTATCGGCAACTTCATCAACGCCGAGCTGTGGGGCAAGGTGACGCAAAGCCCCCTCGGCATGGTGTTCCCCGGCGCCGGGCCTCTGCCGAGGCATCCTTCCCAGCTGTATGAGGCCGGTCTTGAAGGCATTCTGACCTTCATCATTCTGTGGGCCTATTCCTCGAAGCCCCGGCCGCACGGCGCGGTGGCGGGGCTTTTCGCCGTGCTCTATGCCGTAAGCCGCATCACCGTGGAATTCTTCCGCGTGCCCGACGCGCAGCTCGGCTATCTTTTCGGCGGCTGGGTGACCATGGGGCAGATACTCTGCCTGCCGCTCCTTGCGGCGGGGCTGTGGCTCCTGTTCCGTGCTCCCGGGAGGAATAAGGCCGCATGAGAACGCTTTTTCGAGACGGTCTTGCCGTCACCATGGATGCGGAACGCCGTGTGCTGCGCGCCGATATTCTGGTGGAGGACGACCGCATCGCATCCGTTGCACCCCATGAGGAAAGTTTCCGGCCGGAAGAAGGGGTGGAGGTTGTGGAACTTGGCGGCATGGCGGTGATTCCGGGCCTTGTGCAGGCGCACATGCATGTGACGCAGGCGTTTTTCCGTGGCCTTTGCGACGATCTCGCCCTCATGGACTGGCTGCGCGAGCGCACCTGGCCGCTGGAGGCGGCGCATACGGCAAGGAGCAACGCCGCCTCTGCACGCTTTGCCGCCATGGAGCTTATCCGGAGCGGAACGACCTCGCTCATCGACATGGGCACCACCCTGCACCAGGACGCCATTTTCGAGGTCATGGCCGAAACGGGCCTGCGCGGGCTTTTCGGCAAATGCATGATGGATGAAGGGGAGGGCGTGCCTTCAGGGATGAAGGAGGATGCCGGGGCCTGCCTGAAGGAGACGGAGCGGCTCATACGCCGCTGGCACATGGCGGAAAACGGCCGCCTGCGCTATGCCGTGGCTCCGCGTTTCGTGCCTTCCTGTTCACAGCGCCTTCTTGCCTCCGCACGGGACATGGCGCGGCAGAACGGCCTTCGTCTGCATACCCATGCTTCGGAGAATCTCGGAGAAATTGCGCTGGTGGAATCTGTGTGCCATGAGCGCAACGTGCTTTTCCTGCACCGCATGGGCTATACCGGCGAAGACGTGGTACTTGCCCACTGCATCTGGCTTGATGACGATGAAAAGCGCCTTCTTGCCGAAACGGGAACCCATGTGGCCCACTGCCCCTCCTCCAACCTCAAGCTTGCCTCCGGCATCGCGCCCGTGGCGGAGCTTGCCGCTCTCGGTGTGAGCGTGGGCATAGGGCTCGACGGCGCGCACAATCATATGGACGGACTGGAGGAACTGCGCCGGGCCTCGATCCTTCAGAAGGCGCTTACCCATGATCCGAAGGCTCTTCCCGCCATGCAGGCGCTGGAAATGGCCACGCTGGGCGGCGCTGCGGCCATGGGCCGGGAGAAGGATCTCGGCAGCCTGGAACCGGGCAAAAAGGCCGACCTCGTGGTGCTTAACATGGACAAGCCCCATTCGCTTCCTTCCTTCGGCCGCGACATCGTGCAGCGCATAGCCTATCAGGCCACGCACGAAAACGTGGTGCACACCATGGTGGACGGAACCTTTCTCTACCGCGACGGCGTCTTTCTCACGCTGGATGAGGGAAGAACGCTGAAGGAAGCGGAAGAGGAGTGCGCGCTCCTCATGTACAGGGCCGGTCTGCCTCCGCTCGTCTCAGCTTCCGCGCGGTCGTGAAGGGAGAAAAGGCGAAGCCGTCTCCGCCCCCGCGGAGGGAGCGTTTTTCCCGTTGCCGCAAGGCAAGGAGTACGGCCGGAAGGGGCGGAAAAACGGGACATTCTTTCAAAACGCATTCCACGGCGGCTCTGGACTTGACGTCGGAAGTGTGTTCTACTGCATGTTGTTAAAAGGGATACTGCTGTCCTTTTTTTGTCAGACACTGAAAGGCTTTTTCTGTGCCGGGCAGAAAGCATCGTGAGTTTCGACCGGTTTGAGAAGTCTTCAAGGGGAGTCTCTATGAACATCACTAGGCTTGATAAAGCCAGGGACCTGAAGTTCAAGCGTCAGGTCGAAGAAGAGAGCGGTCAGAACCTGTCGGCCTGCTACCAATGCGGCAAGTGCACGGCGGGCTGCCCCGGCGCCCAGTTCTATGACCGTCAGGTCAGCCAGATCATGCGCGCCGTGCAGATGGGCCTCAAGGAAGAGGCCCTGAAGAACCGTTCGCTGTGGCTGTGTCTGTCGTGTTCGACCTGCAGCGCCCGCTGCCCCAATAATATCGACGTCGCCGCGGTGATGGAAACGCTCCGCATGATGGCCCGTCGCGAGGGGTGGGTGCAGGATCGGCCCATCGAATCCTTCTGGAAGGCGTTTCTGGATACCGTGCACGCTACGGGCCGCTCCTATGAACTCGGCGTCATGGCCGACTACATGGGGCGCACGCTGCGCGGCTGGGGCAACCTGGAAATAGCCCCCACGGCGCTTCTGAAGAACAAGATGCCCTTCATTCCCTCCGTCATCCACGGCCGCGAGGAAGTGGCGCGCATATTCAAGCGCTACGCGGAAAAGAGGAGCTGAGCCATGAAATACGCCTACTATCCCGGCTGTTCGGGCCACGGCACCTCGGTGGAGTACGAAGCCTCCACCCGCGCGGTGTGCAACGCGCTGAACATGGATCTTGTGGAAATCGAAGACTGGAACTGCTGCGGCTCCACGCCCGCCCACTCCGTAAGTCACGAGCTTTCCGGCGCCCTTGCGGCGCGCAACCTGATGCAGGCCGCGAAAACCGGCGCCGACTGCGTGATTTCTCCGTGCCCGAGCTGCTCTTCCAACCTGAAGATGGCCCGCTACCGTATGCAGAATCCCGCCTTCAAGGCCGGTGTGGACGAACTGCTCGACGCCCCCACCCCTGCCAATGCCGAAGGCGGGGCCGACCTCATGGAAACCTACTCCGTGCTTCAGGCCATCGTGGAGCATGTGGGGGTTGAGAACGTGGCTTCCCGCGTGACCTATCCTCTGGAAGGCGTGAAGGTCGTCACCTATTACGGCTGTCTCCTGAGCCGTCCCGCCCATGTGGCGAAGTTCGACGACCCGGAGAACCCCGTTTCCCTCGACAACATCATGAAGGCTCTCGGCGCGGAAGTTCTGCCCTTCGCGCTGAAGACGGAGTGCTGCGGCGCGG
Above is a window of Mailhella massiliensis DNA encoding:
- the dsrM gene encoding sulfate reduction electron transfer complex DsrMKJOP subunit DsrM, encoding MTIAFAATLLILFIGWAGSALGLQYLLGVILPLTAGAVFIIGFIWKIIRWAKSPVPFAIPTVAGQQRSLDWIKPNRLECPWTTPAVVGRMILEVFAFRSLFRNTRAERTTIDGAPRVTYFSNKWLWVFALLFHYSMLVIIIRHARFFLDPVPVCIAVIEFVDGVFQVGAPRFYLTDAFILAGLAFLLLRRVCTEKLRYISLPADYFALFLLIAIAGSGICMRYISKVDINQAKEVIMGLATLQPVDPSGLGSIFFIHVTLVSALLIYFPFSKLMHMGGVFMSPTRNMKCNTREERHVNPWNPPKHYHTYEEYEDDFREAMVEAGIPVEKQPEPKTEA
- a CDS encoding 4Fe-4S dicluster domain-containing protein, translated to MNITRLDKARDLKFKRQVEEESGQNLSACYQCGKCTAGCPGAQFYDRQVSQIMRAVQMGLKEEALKNRSLWLCLSCSTCSARCPNNIDVAAVMETLRMMARREGWVQDRPIESFWKAFLDTVHATGRSYELGVMADYMGRTLRGWGNLEIAPTALLKNKMPFIPSVIHGREEVARIFKRYAEKRS
- the lgt gene encoding prolipoprotein diacylglyceryl transferase, with protein sequence MQYPSIDPVALSLGPLQLHWYGLMYVFAFLAGWLLGRFRASRSWSSWTATQVDDFITWAMLGVILGARLGYVVFYDFSAYMADPMEIVRVWNGGMSFHGGLLGVVTASWLWGRRNGKNLVEILDFVAPLVPTGLFFGRIGNFINAELWGKVTQSPLGMVFPGAGPLPRHPSQLYEAGLEGILTFIILWAYSSKPRPHGAVAGLFAVLYAVSRITVEFFRVPDAQLGYLFGGWVTMGQILCLPLLAAGLWLLFRAPGRNKAA
- a CDS encoding CoB--CoM heterodisulfide reductase iron-sulfur subunit B family protein; the encoded protein is MKYAYYPGCSGHGTSVEYEASTRAVCNALNMDLVEIEDWNCCGSTPAHSVSHELSGALAARNLMQAAKTGADCVISPCPSCSSNLKMARYRMQNPAFKAGVDELLDAPTPANAEGGADLMETYSVLQAIVEHVGVENVASRVTYPLEGVKVVTYYGCLLSRPAHVAKFDDPENPVSLDNIMKALGAEVLPFALKTECCGAAMGIPDVNVPGSLSGRILDTAKAVGAEAVVTACPLCHMNLDLRQRQAARISKKSFFGLPVFYYTQLIALAFGLPRNAMRLDKLAVNPYPLLDKIAERRKARVSAELEAMKAAGAAS
- a CDS encoding RsbRD N-terminal domain-containing protein, with the translated sequence MDITELCSSRRDVLVDRWVNRFFASYPLDSKGFMRTSRDRFANPVGETTRIAAGVLFDAVIGMDADPETVKGALHDLIWIRAVQDMPPSKAVGTLYLLKELLRAEVLPECLKTEHADAGALTEYLAMESRIDTLGLMALDMYSDARERVFRIRVEEVKRSQSQVIRLAKLRREQAEPASETENRGVEE
- a CDS encoding 5'-deoxyadenosine deaminase, whose protein sequence is MRTLFRDGLAVTMDAERRVLRADILVEDDRIASVAPHEESFRPEEGVEVVELGGMAVIPGLVQAHMHVTQAFFRGLCDDLALMDWLRERTWPLEAAHTARSNAASARFAAMELIRSGTTSLIDMGTTLHQDAIFEVMAETGLRGLFGKCMMDEGEGVPSGMKEDAGACLKETERLIRRWHMAENGRLRYAVAPRFVPSCSQRLLASARDMARQNGLRLHTHASENLGEIALVESVCHERNVLFLHRMGYTGEDVVLAHCIWLDDDEKRLLAETGTHVAHCPSSNLKLASGIAPVAELAALGVSVGIGLDGAHNHMDGLEELRRASILQKALTHDPKALPAMQALEMATLGGAAAMGREKDLGSLEPGKKADLVVLNMDKPHSLPSFGRDIVQRIAYQATHENVVHTMVDGTFLYRDGVFLTLDEGRTLKEAEEECALLMYRAGLPPLVSASARS